A single Anatilimnocola floriformis DNA region contains:
- a CDS encoding DUF4339 domain-containing protein, whose translation MGIRFHCPNGHKLNVKSFLAGKKGVCPDCGVKLRIPERSEPGLGSDGDDDKDAPTEPAPTSPTAVVQAVHPQSAYTQKPVLPGYPSQQAPGPMPQFVPPAPSMPPPPPGLAGDPIAENPLATWFVRPPSGGQFGPARGDVMRKWLAEGRVTSDSLVWREGWVDWLAATEVFPSLGKPAAAAAPVFSVQTNTAPKYSSPHIPAGHSRSKNNSTTVTILVVLVMVCLVLGVFLALIISGQLSLSGETPSP comes from the coding sequence ATGGGTATCCGTTTTCATTGTCCGAACGGCCACAAGCTGAACGTAAAATCGTTCTTGGCTGGCAAGAAAGGGGTCTGCCCTGATTGCGGCGTGAAACTGCGCATTCCCGAGCGCTCGGAGCCCGGCCTCGGCAGCGACGGCGATGACGACAAAGACGCGCCGACGGAGCCAGCACCAACTTCCCCAACGGCCGTCGTGCAGGCGGTGCATCCACAGTCTGCCTACACGCAAAAGCCGGTTCTGCCCGGTTATCCATCGCAACAAGCGCCGGGGCCGATGCCGCAGTTTGTGCCCCCCGCGCCCAGCATGCCACCTCCACCACCGGGGTTGGCAGGCGATCCGATTGCCGAGAATCCGCTGGCGACCTGGTTTGTGCGGCCGCCATCGGGTGGCCAGTTTGGTCCTGCTCGCGGCGATGTGATGCGCAAGTGGTTAGCCGAAGGGCGAGTCACTTCCGATTCGCTCGTCTGGCGCGAAGGCTGGGTCGATTGGCTGGCCGCAACCGAGGTCTTTCCCTCCCTCGGCAAACCCGCGGCCGCGGCTGCTCCCGTCTTCAGCGTGCAAACGAACACGGCTCCTAAATACTCTTCGCCGCACATTCCGGCGGGCCATTCCAGATCCAAGAACAATTCCACGACGGTAACGATCCTGGTCGTGCTCGTCATGGTCTGCTTGGTCTTGGGCGTGTTTCTGGCCCTCATTATTTCCGGCCAGTTGTCGCTTTCCGGCGAAACTCCCAGCCCGTAA
- a CDS encoding DUF433 domain-containing protein — translation MTRNELLSRISINPNVCFGKPCVRGRRIWVSLVLDWLASGLEVSQVMREYDLTKEDVLACIAYGAEMSRERYVEIALDAAR, via the coding sequence ATGACGCGCAACGAACTGCTGAGCCGAATCTCGATCAATCCCAACGTCTGCTTCGGTAAGCCGTGCGTCCGTGGCCGGAGAATTTGGGTTTCTCTCGTGCTCGACTGGCTGGCGAGTGGCTTGGAAGTTTCGCAAGTCATGCGCGAGTACGATTTAACAAAGGAAGATGTGCTTGCCTGCATTGCGTATGGCGCGGAAATGAGTCGCGAGCGGTATGTCGAGATTGCCCTGGATGCGGCTCGATGA
- a CDS encoding DUF5615 family PIN-like protein: protein MKLKLDENLSRSAAEIFREAGHDVHTVGDEGLLGSTDDDVITVCQREERGLVTLDLDFSNPLIFTPSEYHGIMVLRLSAHPSHDELLLVCRTLLQALEKEAVLGKLWSIERGRVREYRPESSGEN, encoded by the coding sequence ATGAAACTGAAGCTCGACGAGAATTTGAGTCGCTCGGCGGCGGAAATCTTCCGCGAAGCAGGCCACGATGTTCATACCGTCGGCGACGAAGGCTTGTTGGGTTCTACCGACGATGACGTCATCACGGTCTGCCAGCGCGAGGAACGCGGTCTCGTTACTCTCGATCTCGACTTCAGCAATCCTCTGATCTTCACGCCGTCCGAATATCACGGCATTATGGTCTTGCGCCTGTCGGCTCACCCCAGTCACGACGAACTGCTGCTGGTTTGCCGCACCTTGCTGCAGGCACTGGAAAAGGAAGCCGTTCTAGGGAAGCTCTGGAGCATCGAGCGCGGCCGGGTGCGCGAATATCGACCTGAATCGTCGGGTGAGAATTGA
- the tssE gene encoding type VI secretion system baseplate subunit TssE has product MTRIPGNQRLLASVFDRLIEIKPNEEATPQNPQSLSLSELQSNVFRDLASMLNSRQGLAEPLEEGSEVRQSVIAFGLPDISNVNPDSLEQQATIRAAVEESIRLFEPRLSNIVVTTQGASQSDRSLRLTVRANLKIEPNPVPVEFDTVIESGTGEWKVKKT; this is encoded by the coding sequence GTGACACGTATTCCCGGTAATCAGCGCCTCCTCGCCTCGGTTTTCGATCGGCTGATCGAAATCAAACCGAACGAGGAGGCCACGCCGCAGAATCCGCAATCGCTGTCCCTCAGCGAATTGCAGAGCAACGTGTTTCGCGACCTGGCGTCGATGCTCAACAGCCGCCAGGGCTTGGCCGAGCCGCTCGAAGAAGGCTCCGAAGTTCGCCAATCGGTCATCGCCTTCGGCTTGCCCGATATCAGCAATGTGAACCCCGACAGCCTCGAACAGCAGGCAACGATCCGGGCCGCGGTCGAAGAATCGATCCGCCTCTTTGAGCCGCGGCTGTCGAATATCGTGGTCACCACGCAAGGGGCTTCGCAGTCGGATCGCAGCTTGCGATTGACGGTGCGAGCCAATCTGAAGATCGAACCCAACCCCGTGCCGGTGGAGTTCGATACGGTCATCGAAAGCGGCACCGGCGAGTGGAAGGTGAAAAAGACCTAA
- a CDS encoding CotH kinase family protein, whose amino-acid sequence MERLILWLGIFLISHVCTVAAEPKDARGEIFGLDKLHEFHLTVSAKDYAAMDPPQPAGFGGRPGAAPARPVLNPADAGAGNFGFEFEYVHADLEVEGKTYKDVGLRYKGSGTYMMSQRQAKRSFKIDLDRYGGEATFHEHKKLNLNSGVMDPTKAREVLAYEVFRAAGVPAPRTALAIVTLTVPGKFEREMLGVYTLVEQVDKPFLKTHFGDNSGLLLKPEGIRGVPNLGDEVASYEKLYNLKSDAKTADWKRLIEFTRLVNKADDAEFRGQIAEKFDIDAFTRFLAANTLLSSMDGFIGVGHNYYLYLSPKTNKFAFIPWDLDLAFGAFPMYGNTQQLADLSIEHPHVGENKLIDRLLAMPDVKTAYREQLRKLIAELFNADKLGRGLSAVETLLKEPLAQDKAAATNRKEQGGGMGMFGGGTMPLQAFITQRVTSVNSQLDGKSKGYMPTQGFGFGGPPPGAGQQLAKPLLDALDADKDGKVSEAEFTVGMKRLSGEWDQDKNGALDQKEIADGLQKLLPRRPM is encoded by the coding sequence ATGGAGCGATTAATTCTGTGGCTGGGTATCTTCCTCATATCCCACGTCTGCACTGTCGCCGCTGAGCCGAAGGATGCCCGCGGCGAAATCTTCGGCCTCGATAAACTCCACGAATTCCATCTGACCGTCTCGGCCAAAGACTACGCTGCCATGGATCCGCCGCAGCCCGCCGGTTTCGGCGGCAGGCCGGGTGCGGCTCCTGCGCGGCCGGTGCTGAATCCTGCCGATGCGGGCGCGGGGAATTTTGGGTTTGAGTTCGAGTATGTCCATGCTGATTTGGAAGTGGAGGGCAAGACCTATAAGGACGTCGGTCTGCGCTACAAAGGGAGCGGCACTTATATGATGTCGCAGCGGCAGGCCAAACGCTCGTTCAAGATCGATCTCGATCGCTACGGCGGTGAAGCGACGTTTCATGAGCACAAGAAGCTAAACCTCAACAGCGGTGTGATGGATCCCACCAAGGCCCGCGAGGTGCTGGCCTACGAAGTCTTCCGCGCGGCTGGAGTTCCCGCGCCGCGAACTGCGCTGGCCATCGTGACGCTCACCGTGCCGGGTAAGTTCGAGCGCGAGATGCTCGGCGTGTACACGCTCGTCGAGCAAGTCGACAAGCCATTTCTTAAGACGCACTTCGGCGATAACAGCGGTCTGCTTCTCAAGCCGGAAGGAATCCGCGGCGTGCCGAACCTGGGCGATGAAGTTGCCAGTTACGAAAAGCTCTACAACCTCAAGAGCGATGCCAAGACTGCTGATTGGAAACGGCTGATCGAGTTCACACGCCTCGTCAACAAAGCCGACGACGCCGAGTTCCGTGGGCAGATCGCAGAGAAGTTCGACATCGACGCCTTCACGCGTTTCCTCGCGGCGAACACGCTGTTGTCGAGCATGGATGGCTTTATCGGCGTCGGCCACAACTACTATCTCTATCTGTCGCCGAAGACGAATAAGTTCGCCTTCATTCCCTGGGACCTCGACCTCGCGTTCGGAGCCTTCCCGATGTACGGCAATACTCAGCAACTGGCCGATCTGAGCATCGAGCATCCGCACGTCGGCGAAAACAAACTCATCGATCGCTTGCTCGCCATGCCCGACGTGAAGACCGCCTATCGTGAGCAACTGCGCAAATTGATCGCCGAGCTTTTCAATGCTGACAAGCTCGGCCGTGGGCTTAGTGCCGTGGAAACTCTTTTGAAAGAACCGCTCGCCCAGGATAAAGCTGCGGCCACGAATCGCAAGGAGCAGGGAGGCGGCATGGGGATGTTCGGCGGTGGAACGATGCCGCTGCAAGCATTCATCACGCAACGCGTCACTTCCGTCAACTCGCAACTCGACGGCAAAAGCAAAGGCTACATGCCGACGCAAGGCTTCGGCTTTGGCGGGCCACCGCCCGGTGCCGGTCAGCAATTGGCCAAGCCATTGCTCGACGCGCTCGATGCCGATAAAGATGGCAAAGTCTCGGAAGCCGAATTCACCGTCGGCATGAAGCGGCTATCGGGTGAATGGGATCAAGACAAAAACGGCGCGCTCGATCAAAAAGAAATTGCCGATGGCCTGCAGAAGTTGCTGCCGCGCCGACCGATGTAG
- the ald gene encoding alanine dehydrogenase, with amino-acid sequence MIIGVPREIKRDEYRVAMLPVGVDELVRAGHQVLIEVGAGLGSGITDAEYQEQGARLVHSAADVYGEAELIVKVKEPLYQEWPLIRPGQALFTYFHFAASRELTDAMLGSGATCIAYETLRDAQGRLPLLTPMSEVAGRMSIQEGAKYLERPQQGRGILLAGVPGVAPAHITILGGGIVGANAAKIAAGFQADITLLDVNMDRLRYLDDIMPPNVNVLYSDRHTIRSQLKLADLVIGAVLIPGARAPKLVTRQDLKVMKPGSVIIDVAIDQGGCIETSRPTTHSDPTYMEEDVLHYCVTNMPGAVGRTSTFALCNVTLPWVMQLAQRGIDDACRELPALASAVNIRRGQVTYRAVAETFGLPFSA; translated from the coding sequence ATGATCATTGGCGTGCCGCGGGAAATCAAACGGGATGAGTACCGCGTGGCGATGCTCCCCGTCGGCGTCGACGAGCTGGTTCGCGCCGGGCATCAGGTGCTGATCGAAGTTGGCGCGGGCCTCGGCAGCGGCATCACTGATGCGGAGTATCAAGAACAAGGCGCCCGCCTCGTGCATTCGGCCGCCGATGTCTACGGCGAAGCCGAACTCATCGTCAAAGTGAAAGAACCGCTTTACCAAGAATGGCCGCTGATTCGCCCCGGCCAGGCACTCTTCACCTATTTCCATTTCGCCGCCAGTCGAGAATTGACCGACGCCATGCTCGGCAGCGGCGCGACATGCATCGCTTACGAAACGCTCCGCGATGCACAAGGCCGTTTGCCGCTCCTCACACCGATGAGCGAAGTCGCCGGCCGCATGAGTATTCAGGAAGGAGCGAAATACCTCGAACGGCCGCAGCAGGGGCGCGGCATTCTTCTCGCCGGTGTTCCTGGCGTGGCTCCCGCTCACATCACGATTCTCGGCGGCGGCATCGTTGGTGCGAACGCAGCGAAAATCGCGGCCGGTTTTCAAGCCGATATCACGTTGCTCGACGTCAACATGGATCGCCTCCGCTATCTCGACGACATCATGCCTCCGAACGTCAACGTTCTTTACAGCGATCGCCACACGATTCGATCGCAGTTGAAACTCGCCGATCTCGTCATCGGGGCCGTGCTCATCCCGGGCGCTCGCGCGCCGAAGCTCGTCACGCGGCAAGACCTCAAAGTGATGAAGCCCGGCAGCGTTATCATCGACGTCGCTATCGACCAAGGCGGCTGCATCGAAACGAGCCGGCCGACCACGCACAGCGATCCGACCTACATGGAAGAAGACGTGCTCCATTACTGCGTCACGAACATGCCCGGCGCGGTCGGCCGCACCAGCACGTTTGCGCTTTGCAACGTCACGCTGCCGTGGGTCATGCAACTCGCCCAGCGCGGCATCGACGACGCTTGCCGCGAACTTCCTGCGCTCGCCTCCGCCGTCAACATCCGCCGCGGCCAAGTCACCTACCGCGCTGTTGCCGAAACCTTCGGTCTGCCGTTTTCTGCTTAG
- the mtnA gene encoding S-methyl-5-thioribose-1-phosphate isomerase has translation MNHKPVETMRWIGDEQTGSLSLIDQTRLPLELIELNCTTVEMVWEAIKQLRVRGAPAIGIAAAYGVVVGLQTVKGQSEAAFDAHLTKAIEYLAGSRPTAVNLFWALDRMQRRAKELRATKSPAEVHRLLLTEAKAIHDEDRELCRAIGRHGAALIPSGSGVLTHCNAGGLATAEYGTALSVFFTCQDQGKALKVFVDETRPLLQGARLTAWELTQRGIDATLICDNMAGQVMREGRVQAVVVGADRITANGDTANKIGTYSVAVLAHAHGIPFYVAAPTTTFDLTLATGDLIPIEQRAATEITHGFGRQTAPEGVAVYNPAFDVTPARLIRGIITERGVIDPVNEENIRRVVS, from the coding sequence ATGAATCATAAACCCGTTGAAACCATGCGTTGGATCGGCGACGAGCAAACCGGCTCGTTGTCTCTCATCGATCAAACCCGCCTCCCGCTCGAACTCATCGAGCTCAACTGCACGACCGTCGAGATGGTGTGGGAAGCGATCAAGCAACTCCGCGTCCGCGGCGCTCCTGCCATCGGCATCGCGGCCGCGTATGGCGTGGTTGTTGGATTGCAAACCGTGAAAGGCCAGAGCGAAGCCGCTTTCGATGCGCATTTGACCAAGGCCATCGAATACCTTGCCGGCAGCCGGCCCACGGCGGTCAATCTGTTTTGGGCTCTCGACCGGATGCAGCGTCGCGCGAAAGAACTCCGCGCGACCAAATCTCCCGCCGAAGTCCACCGGCTGTTGCTCACAGAAGCGAAAGCCATTCACGACGAAGATCGGGAGCTCTGCCGCGCGATCGGCCGTCACGGCGCGGCGCTCATCCCGAGCGGTAGCGGTGTGCTCACTCACTGCAACGCCGGCGGCCTGGCGACGGCGGAATACGGCACTGCGTTGTCGGTTTTCTTTACCTGTCAGGATCAAGGTAAAGCGCTCAAAGTCTTCGTCGATGAAACTAGGCCGCTATTGCAAGGCGCCCGTCTGACCGCCTGGGAACTCACTCAGCGCGGCATCGACGCCACGCTGATCTGCGACAACATGGCCGGCCAGGTGATGCGCGAGGGCCGCGTCCAAGCCGTTGTCGTCGGCGCCGACCGCATTACCGCCAACGGCGACACCGCCAACAAAATCGGCACGTACTCGGTCGCTGTTCTCGCCCACGCCCACGGCATTCCGTTCTACGTCGCGGCACCGACGACCACGTTCGACCTGACGCTCGCCACTGGCGATCTCATTCCCATCGAACAGCGCGCCGCGACCGAGATCACCCACGGCTTTGGCCGCCAAACGGCCCCCGAGGGCGTCGCTGTCTACAACCCCGCCTTCGACGTCACTCCGGCCCGCCTGATCCGCGGCATCATCACCGAGCGCGGCGTGATTGATCCGGTGAATGAAGAGAACATTCGGCGCGTCGTTTCTTGA
- a CDS encoding cytochrome c, producing the protein MTRTWFVRFCCLALTIMVCTLGWAQTKGGKSFKRAQPPKFDKPNSNFFADAFKDGLQGERPGNLGQPGTAVAVNTGGKAPVTGGPAAPAGGVAGSGWAGVISGDTLERIVKEMKKQVDTGVTTPSDFAGKGYKAARRDFSVLAMTFGIIGEYDGEVRWKANAPVARDEFARTAANSKVGTTGVFNEAKKRKEELQDLIGGANPFEGKNGDAKASWKDVCNRTPLMQHLESVFEPRLKPACSDKGAFTANADKLLYDAEIFAAIGAVLAKEGMEDADTSEYTAICNKLKAASLEIVDAVKTKNFDKASKAASDIGKSCTDCHENYRS; encoded by the coding sequence ATGACTCGTACCTGGTTCGTTCGCTTTTGTTGCCTGGCTTTGACCATCATGGTCTGCACCCTGGGCTGGGCTCAGACCAAAGGTGGCAAGTCATTCAAGCGGGCTCAGCCGCCGAAATTCGATAAGCCGAACTCCAACTTCTTTGCCGATGCGTTCAAGGATGGGTTGCAAGGCGAACGGCCCGGCAATCTCGGTCAGCCGGGGACTGCCGTTGCCGTGAACACCGGTGGGAAAGCCCCTGTGACGGGCGGCCCTGCGGCGCCAGCGGGGGGCGTGGCTGGCTCGGGTTGGGCAGGGGTTATTAGCGGCGATACGCTCGAGCGGATCGTGAAGGAAATGAAGAAGCAGGTCGATACGGGCGTGACCACCCCCAGCGACTTTGCCGGCAAGGGCTACAAAGCGGCCCGCCGCGACTTCAGCGTGCTCGCCATGACCTTTGGCATTATCGGCGAATATGACGGCGAGGTTCGTTGGAAGGCGAATGCCCCCGTGGCTCGCGACGAATTCGCCCGCACAGCAGCCAACTCCAAAGTCGGCACGACGGGCGTCTTCAACGAAGCCAAGAAGCGGAAAGAAGAACTGCAAGACCTGATCGGCGGCGCCAATCCCTTCGAAGGGAAAAACGGCGACGCCAAGGCATCTTGGAAAGACGTTTGCAATCGCACGCCGCTGATGCAGCATCTGGAAAGCGTGTTCGAGCCGCGACTGAAGCCGGCTTGCTCCGACAAAGGTGCCTTCACGGCCAATGCCGACAAGCTGCTGTATGACGCCGAAATCTTCGCCGCCATCGGCGCAGTTCTCGCCAAAGAAGGAATGGAAGATGCCGACACCAGCGAATACACGGCGATCTGCAATAAGCTGAAAGCCGCCTCGCTGGAAATCGTCGATGCGGTGAAGACCAAGAATTTTGACAAGGCTTCGAAAGCGGCCAGCGACATCGGCAAGAGCTGCACCGATTGTCATGAGAACTATCGATCGTAG
- a CDS encoding ClpP family protease encodes MTEPDSPGDDLPEGPLEIAICGDLTEREAEITEKLFDVPPGGDCVIYFNSPGGAAYSAYSLASLIKLRGLNATGIVVGECSSAAIWIFAACRRRLVTPHSVLLFHPMKWQSEEHVIIAEAAEWARHFVHLEKDMDELLARLFGVPLETLKPWLNPGSYVTGSQLVTAGLAEAIGLEPLPELMPPPPPKPTAKSRK; translated from the coding sequence ATGACCGAACCGGACTCCCCGGGCGATGACCTGCCCGAAGGTCCCCTGGAAATCGCCATTTGCGGCGACCTGACCGAGCGGGAAGCCGAGATCACCGAAAAGCTGTTCGATGTGCCCCCAGGCGGCGACTGCGTTATTTATTTCAATTCGCCGGGCGGAGCGGCTTACAGTGCCTATTCACTCGCCAGCCTGATTAAACTCCGCGGTTTGAACGCGACCGGCATCGTTGTCGGCGAGTGCTCCTCGGCGGCCATCTGGATTTTCGCCGCCTGTCGTCGTCGCCTAGTTACGCCCCACAGCGTGTTGCTGTTTCATCCCATGAAATGGCAAAGCGAAGAGCATGTCATCATTGCCGAAGCAGCCGAATGGGCTCGGCATTTTGTGCACCTCGAAAAAGATATGGACGAACTCCTCGCGCGGCTGTTTGGCGTGCCGCTGGAGACGCTCAAGCCTTGGTTGAATCCGGGTAGCTATGTGACTGGCAGCCAACTCGTGACCGCTGGCCTGGCGGAAGCGATCGGCCTCGAGCCGTTGCCGGAGCTGATGCCGCCACCACCGCCCAAACCAACTGCCAAATCGCGTAAGTAG
- a CDS encoding pyridoxal-phosphate-dependent aminotransferase family protein, which yields MIAPELVPPVRVLMGPGPSDTHPRVLQALAKGTVGHLDPYYLELMNNLQNMLRQVFRTQNPMTMAISGTGSAGMEATVVNLIEPGDTMVVCVNGVFGGRMVDVAERAGAKVIKVEKPWGQVFTVEDIAPALEHKPKVLGIVMAETSTGAHQPLEEISKAVHDAGALLLVDAVTALGGVPVEVDKWNIDAIYSGTQKCLSCPPGLSPVSFSPKAMEVILSRKTKVQSWYLDVSMLANYWGQNRVYHHTGPINMTYGLYEALRLVLEEGLDNCFARHRKNHEALKAGLAAIGIRYSTQEGHILPQLNAVTVPEGVDDAKVRSALLNRFGIEIGAGLGAYKGKVWRIGLMGYGSRPANVLLILGALEQLLAEQDYLFTHGASIAAANDTYV from the coding sequence ATGATTGCCCCCGAACTTGTGCCGCCGGTCCGCGTACTCATGGGACCTGGTCCGAGCGATACGCATCCCCGCGTGCTGCAAGCCCTCGCCAAGGGAACGGTCGGCCATCTCGATCCCTATTATCTCGAGCTGATGAACAACCTGCAGAACATGCTGCGGCAGGTTTTTCGCACGCAAAACCCCATGACGATGGCCATCAGCGGCACGGGTTCGGCGGGCATGGAAGCGACCGTCGTCAACCTCATCGAACCGGGCGACACCATGGTGGTGTGCGTTAACGGCGTCTTTGGCGGCCGCATGGTCGATGTCGCCGAACGGGCCGGGGCCAAAGTCATCAAGGTCGAAAAGCCGTGGGGACAGGTCTTCACCGTCGAAGACATCGCGCCAGCTCTCGAGCACAAACCCAAAGTTCTCGGCATCGTGATGGCCGAAACCTCGACGGGCGCTCATCAGCCTCTCGAAGAGATTTCGAAAGCGGTGCACGACGCTGGCGCGCTGCTGCTCGTCGACGCAGTTACTGCCCTTGGTGGTGTGCCAGTCGAAGTGGACAAGTGGAACATTGACGCGATTTACTCCGGCACACAAAAGTGCCTCAGCTGCCCGCCGGGGTTGTCGCCGGTTTCGTTCAGCCCCAAGGCGATGGAAGTGATTCTCTCGCGTAAGACCAAGGTGCAGAGCTGGTACCTCGATGTCTCGATGCTCGCCAACTATTGGGGGCAAAACCGCGTGTACCACCACACCGGGCCGATCAACATGACCTACGGTTTGTATGAAGCGTTGCGACTCGTGCTCGAGGAAGGGCTCGACAACTGCTTCGCTCGCCATCGCAAAAACCACGAAGCTCTGAAAGCCGGCCTCGCCGCGATCGGCATTCGCTACAGCACGCAGGAAGGACACATTCTGCCGCAGCTGAATGCGGTCACCGTGCCCGAAGGTGTTGACGATGCAAAGGTCCGCAGTGCGCTGCTCAACCGCTTTGGCATCGAGATCGGCGCCGGCCTGGGCGCTTACAAAGGCAAGGTCTGGCGGATCGGCTTGATGGGCTATGGTTCGCGCCCGGCGAACGTGCTGCTGATTCTTGGTGCGCTGGAACAACTGCTCGCGGAGCAGGATTACCTGTTCACGCATGGAGCGAGCATCGCAGCGGCGAATGATACGTATGTGTAG
- the tssF gene encoding type VI secretion system baseplate subunit TssF, with protein sequence MATRLEREYESELAFIRHYAKEFAAERPGIAGRLVLSEDTGVSQDPHVERMIEAFAFLTARVQVKLKDEFPELVDSLLNILYPHYLAPIPSMAIAQLELDPAQGNLTTGPVITRGTEIFSREINGLPCRFRTTADAELWPLEIIRARYESAPFGREISDVVDPRRLRDAESAIRIEIKSRSAHPLAKLDIKKLRFFLSGDQPTTNQLYELLFNHAVSVMVRIPDVNPKDSYAFLPATCLQQVGYGPDEGMLPYGPRSLPGYRLLTEFFTFPHKFLFCDVTKLDILQQLRATDQFELVVFLNKPANQLETRIKTDTFRLGCTPIINLFKQTTEPIRLTRTKTQYPLYPDIRRQTAMEVYSIDEVESIHPETKENIQYKPFFSFQHDSEAAGERAYWCHHRTPSIRDDDHGTDVFMSFVDLDFNPTVPPAEVAIVTTTCTNRDVPGNVQKSGADPWGFQLVGQSPVRKITTPVEPTKPLRLREAANRWRLISHLSLNHLSITGGSDGAAALREILRLYDYTSSQTTAQMIEGITSINSQRSIAPILDGKTRGFCRGLDVQLTFDDEKYPGTGFFLLACVLEHFLGQYATINSFTRMIAKSKQRDSWERTWPPRTGHLTLS encoded by the coding sequence ATGGCCACTCGACTCGAGCGCGAATACGAAAGCGAACTGGCGTTCATCCGGCACTATGCCAAGGAGTTCGCCGCTGAACGCCCCGGCATTGCCGGCCGATTGGTGCTGAGCGAAGACACCGGCGTGTCGCAAGATCCGCACGTCGAGCGGATGATCGAAGCCTTTGCCTTTCTCACCGCCCGCGTGCAAGTAAAGCTGAAGGACGAGTTTCCCGAACTCGTCGACTCGCTGCTGAACATTCTCTATCCGCATTACCTCGCGCCGATCCCCTCGATGGCGATTGCTCAGCTGGAGCTCGATCCAGCCCAAGGCAATCTCACCACCGGACCGGTCATCACGCGCGGCACGGAGATTTTTTCGCGCGAGATCAACGGCTTGCCTTGTCGCTTTCGTACCACGGCAGATGCGGAACTCTGGCCGCTCGAAATCATCAGGGCGCGCTACGAGAGCGCGCCCTTCGGCCGCGAGATCAGCGACGTCGTCGATCCCCGCCGCCTGCGCGATGCCGAATCGGCGATTCGCATCGAGATCAAATCGCGCAGTGCTCATCCGCTGGCCAAGCTCGATATCAAAAAGCTCCGCTTCTTTTTGAGCGGCGATCAGCCAACGACCAATCAGCTGTACGAACTGCTGTTCAATCACGCGGTGAGCGTGATGGTTCGCATTCCCGATGTGAATCCCAAAGACAGCTACGCCTTTCTCCCTGCAACGTGCTTGCAGCAAGTTGGCTACGGTCCTGACGAAGGAATGCTACCCTACGGACCACGATCGCTGCCTGGCTATCGGCTGCTGACCGAATTCTTCACGTTTCCGCACAAATTTTTGTTCTGCGATGTCACCAAGCTCGACATCCTGCAGCAACTACGGGCGACCGATCAATTCGAACTCGTCGTGTTTCTGAACAAACCGGCGAACCAACTCGAGACGCGGATCAAGACCGACACGTTCCGTCTCGGCTGTACGCCGATAATCAACCTGTTTAAGCAAACCACCGAGCCGATTCGGCTGACGCGGACGAAGACGCAGTATCCGCTCTATCCCGACATTCGCCGGCAAACCGCGATGGAGGTCTATTCGATCGACGAGGTCGAGAGCATCCATCCGGAAACGAAAGAGAACATTCAATACAAACCGTTCTTTTCGTTCCAGCACGATAGCGAAGCCGCGGGCGAGCGGGCCTACTGGTGTCATCACCGCACGCCGTCGATTCGCGACGACGACCATGGCACGGATGTGTTCATGTCGTTTGTCGATCTCGACTTCAATCCCACCGTGCCGCCGGCCGAAGTGGCGATTGTGACAACGACGTGTACCAATCGCGACGTCCCCGGCAACGTGCAAAAATCCGGTGCCGATCCTTGGGGCTTTCAACTCGTCGGCCAATCTCCGGTGCGTAAGATCACGACGCCCGTCGAACCCACCAAGCCGTTGCGGTTGCGCGAGGCGGCCAATCGCTGGCGACTCATTTCGCATCTGTCGCTCAATCACCTGTCGATCACCGGCGGTTCGGACGGCGCAGCTGCGCTGCGCGAAATCCTCCGGCTTTACGATTACACCTCGTCTCAAACGACGGCGCAGATGATCGAAGGCATTACTTCGATCAACAGTCAGCGGAGCATTGCCCCGATACTCGACGGCAAGACCCGCGGTTTTTGCCGCGGCCTGGATGTGCAACTGACGTTCGACGACGAGAAGTATCCCGGCACTGGGTTCTTCTTGCTCGCTTGCGTGCTGGAGCACTTCCTCGGGCAATATGCCACGATCAATTCATTCACGCGGATGATCGCGAAATCGAAACAGCGCGACTCCTGGGAGCGAACATGGCCGCCGAGAACTGGCCATCTGACGCTGAGTTAG